The following are from one region of the Streptomyces fradiae genome:
- the pstC gene encoding phosphate ABC transporter permease subunit PstC: MTAKTLVRQPAAPEASLRPHPSRWVWAWVGAGTVSVAGVMLVLLGYLGAGVLSGTVDWIGLLAEPMWSPTDSVFGGLAMIYGSAVVCLISLVLAVPVGWAGAIALSEYLPPRLARPLRMSVELLAAVPSIVYGLIGIMAVRPFIAWMGDVPGGDSLLAAGIVLAVMIMPTIVAVSVDALSAVPDRYREAAYSLGLTRREVVRSAVLPQARQGMRAGVLLGLARALGEAIAVFLVVGRADGRLPTSFDELLDSLVHPGQTLTTKLAGPEPVLAGTSGPYFAAICGLGLILLALVAAATVWGIRRTSGPGSAMRGSRKRQSSRMRGELDKAVGLLRVGALLLPGALLVAMLAVLVTRGSAAFAPSFWFTSAVGSSGGGVSDQILGTLLLVVTTGLMSLPLGFGAGILLGVNASARAARVLQTVTVVVGGTPTILLGLAGFVIICSTMGWGRSWLAGAIVLVPVVVPVVALTTAGRVSGMPAEMTESALALGLSRAQYIRSVVVPYAWPATLTGLLLGLARAAGETAPLLFTATVVFGAPALPSGIVNAPVQALPTHIFNLSQDSGDPLAVSQAWGSALVLVLITAVLLCVAVALRNRFEGERWTT, from the coding sequence GTGACAGCGAAGACACTGGTGCGGCAGCCCGCCGCACCGGAAGCGTCACTTCGCCCGCACCCCTCCCGGTGGGTGTGGGCCTGGGTGGGCGCCGGCACGGTCTCCGTCGCCGGCGTCATGCTGGTGCTCCTCGGCTACCTCGGCGCCGGCGTGCTCAGCGGCACGGTCGACTGGATCGGCCTCCTGGCGGAACCGATGTGGAGTCCGACCGACTCCGTCTTCGGCGGACTGGCCATGATCTACGGCTCGGCCGTCGTGTGCCTCATCTCGCTGGTGCTCGCCGTGCCGGTCGGCTGGGCGGGGGCCATCGCGCTCTCCGAGTACCTTCCGCCCCGGCTCGCCCGGCCCCTGCGCATGAGCGTGGAGCTCCTCGCGGCCGTCCCCTCCATCGTGTACGGACTCATCGGCATCATGGCGGTGCGCCCCTTCATCGCGTGGATGGGTGATGTGCCGGGCGGCGACAGCCTCCTGGCGGCCGGGATCGTCCTGGCCGTGATGATCATGCCGACCATCGTGGCCGTGAGCGTGGACGCCCTGTCCGCCGTCCCGGACCGGTACCGCGAAGCCGCCTACTCCCTGGGACTCACGCGGCGGGAAGTCGTCCGGTCGGCGGTCCTGCCACAGGCCCGCCAGGGGATGAGAGCCGGTGTGCTCCTGGGTCTCGCCCGGGCGCTCGGCGAGGCGATCGCAGTCTTCCTGGTCGTGGGAAGGGCTGACGGAAGGCTGCCCACGTCGTTCGACGAGTTGCTCGACTCGCTCGTCCATCCCGGGCAGACGCTCACCACCAAGCTGGCTGGACCGGAGCCGGTTCTGGCAGGAACCTCCGGCCCTTACTTCGCTGCGATCTGCGGGCTGGGCCTGATCCTCCTCGCTCTGGTCGCCGCCGCTACCGTGTGGGGCATCCGCCGCACGTCGGGCCCCGGTTCCGCGATGCGGGGCAGCCGGAAGCGGCAGTCGTCGCGGATGCGCGGGGAGCTCGACAAGGCCGTGGGGCTGCTGCGCGTGGGGGCGCTCCTTCTGCCCGGCGCGCTGCTCGTGGCCATGCTCGCCGTCCTTGTGACACGGGGGAGCGCGGCCTTCGCTCCGTCGTTCTGGTTCACGTCCGCGGTCGGTTCGTCCGGCGGCGGGGTGAGTGACCAGATCCTCGGCACACTCCTTCTCGTCGTGACCACGGGGCTCATGTCACTGCCCCTGGGATTCGGGGCGGGCATCTTGCTCGGTGTCAACGCCTCCGCCCGCGCTGCACGCGTCCTGCAGACGGTGACCGTGGTGGTGGGCGGGACGCCGACCATCCTCCTCGGCCTCGCCGGGTTCGTGATCATCTGCAGCACCATGGGCTGGGGCCGGTCGTGGCTGGCGGGTGCCATCGTGCTCGTGCCGGTGGTCGTACCCGTGGTCGCGCTCACCACGGCAGGACGGGTCAGCGGCATGCCTGCGGAGATGACCGAGAGCGCGCTCGCGCTCGGCCTTTCGCGCGCTCAGTACATCCGGTCCGTCGTCGTTCCGTACGCCTGGCCGGCCACGCTCACCGGGCTCCTGCTCGGCCTCGCCCGTGCCGCGGGGGAGACCGCACCGCTGTTGTTCACCGCCACGGTGGTCTTCGGCGCGCCGGCGCTGCCCAGCGGGATCGTGAACGCTCCCGTGCAGGCCCTGCCCACGCACATCTTCAACCTGTCCCAGGACTCGGGCGACCCGCTGGCGGTCTCGCAGGCGTGGGGCAGCGCGCTGGTCCTGGTACTCATCACGGCTGTACTGCTCTGCGTGGCGGTCGCGCTGCGCAACCGCTTCGAGGGGGAGCGATGGACCACGTAA
- a CDS encoding aconitate hydratase, whose amino-acid sequence MTEPLTVSHQLIAAHLVDGRMAPGEEIGLRVDQALCQDATGTLVMQELEALGLDRVRTAPSVQYVDHNILQADERNAEDHLFLRSAAQRFGLWYSKPGNGVSHPTHMQRFGVPGASLAGSDSHTCAAGALGMLAVGTGGLDVALAMAGEPLYLRMPRIWGIRLEGELPDWVSAKDVILELLRRHGVKGGLGRILEYHGPGLATLTAMDRHVIANMGAELGATTSVFPADEAVRRFLRAEGREQDFRPLTAEPGAPYDLTDVVDLSALEPLIAAPTSPGNVVPVREAAGTPISQVVIGSSANPGLRDFAVAAAMAKGRQTHGGVSFDVNPSSRETLQDLTLTGAVFDLIAAGARIHQAGCLGCIGMGQAPAAGRHSLRTFPRNFPGRSGTSDDSVWLCSPETATASALTGEITDPRAWALREGVPPPHLDLPEHASVNRAMLEPPPPAETSAAVELVRGPNISALPDLDPLPDTLDGPVLLKTGDNVSTDEISPAGAKALPYRSNLPRLADFTFTRVDPDYPERARRTGAHLVVAGDNYGQGSSREHAAITPRLLGLRAVLARSYARIHWQNLANYGVLPLEFTDPADYDRISQGDELRLTGLRSRLGDAQDAPLLVHNTTKDEDYRVTHHLTARRRTAVLAGGVIPAVAARRSAPTTG is encoded by the coding sequence ATGACCGAGCCGCTCACCGTGTCGCACCAGCTCATCGCGGCGCACCTGGTCGACGGCCGGATGGCGCCGGGAGAGGAGATCGGGCTGCGCGTCGACCAGGCCCTCTGCCAGGACGCCACCGGAACGCTCGTGATGCAGGAACTGGAGGCGCTCGGCCTGGACCGGGTGCGCACCGCGCCGAGCGTGCAGTACGTGGACCACAACATCCTGCAGGCCGACGAGCGCAACGCCGAGGACCACCTCTTCCTGCGCTCCGCCGCCCAGCGCTTCGGCCTCTGGTACTCCAAGCCCGGCAACGGCGTCTCCCACCCCACCCACATGCAGCGTTTCGGCGTCCCCGGCGCCTCCCTGGCCGGCTCCGACTCCCACACCTGCGCCGCCGGCGCGCTCGGCATGCTCGCCGTCGGCACCGGCGGGCTCGACGTGGCCCTGGCGATGGCCGGTGAGCCGCTGTACCTGCGGATGCCGCGCATCTGGGGGATCCGTCTGGAGGGCGAACTGCCCGACTGGGTCAGCGCGAAGGACGTCATCCTCGAACTGCTGCGCCGCCACGGCGTCAAGGGCGGCCTGGGCCGGATCCTCGAGTACCACGGCCCCGGGCTTGCCACGCTGACCGCCATGGACCGGCATGTCATCGCCAACATGGGCGCGGAGCTGGGCGCCACCACGAGCGTGTTCCCCGCCGACGAGGCGGTACGGCGGTTCCTGCGTGCGGAAGGCCGCGAACAGGACTTCCGCCCTCTCACCGCCGAACCCGGTGCCCCGTACGACCTCACGGACGTCGTCGACCTGTCCGCCCTCGAACCGCTGATCGCCGCCCCCACCTCCCCCGGCAACGTCGTCCCGGTCCGGGAGGCGGCCGGCACCCCGATCAGCCAGGTGGTGATCGGGTCCTCCGCCAATCCCGGACTGCGGGACTTCGCCGTCGCCGCCGCCATGGCGAAGGGCCGCCAGACCCACGGCGGGGTCAGCTTCGACGTCAACCCCAGTTCGCGCGAGACCCTCCAGGACCTGACCCTGACCGGCGCCGTCTTCGACCTGATCGCCGCCGGGGCCCGGATCCACCAGGCCGGCTGTCTCGGCTGCATCGGCATGGGCCAGGCCCCCGCCGCCGGCCGCCACTCCCTCCGTACCTTCCCCCGTAACTTCCCCGGCCGTTCCGGGACTTCGGACGACTCCGTATGGCTCTGCTCGCCGGAGACCGCCACCGCCTCGGCCCTCACCGGAGAGATCACCGACCCCCGGGCCTGGGCCCTGCGTGAGGGCGTCCCGCCGCCGCACCTCGACCTGCCCGAACACGCCTCGGTCAACCGCGCGATGCTGGAGCCCCCGCCGCCGGCCGAGACCTCCGCCGCCGTGGAACTCGTGCGCGGCCCGAACATCTCCGCGCTGCCCGACCTCGACCCCCTGCCGGACACACTCGACGGACCGGTGCTGCTCAAGACCGGCGACAACGTCTCCACCGACGAGATCTCACCGGCCGGAGCCAAGGCCCTGCCCTACCGCTCCAACCTCCCCAGGCTCGCCGACTTCACCTTCACCCGCGTCGATCCCGACTACCCCGAGCGCGCCCGGCGCACCGGGGCCCACCTCGTCGTCGCGGGCGACAACTACGGCCAGGGCTCCTCCCGGGAGCACGCGGCGATCACGCCCCGCCTGCTCGGCCTGCGCGCCGTACTCGCCCGCTCGTACGCCCGCATCCACTGGCAGAACCTCGCCAACTACGGCGTCCTCCCCCTCGAATTCACCGACCCGGCGGACTACGACCGGATCAGCCAGGGCGACGAACTGCGCCTCACCGGTCTGCGCAGCCGACTCGGCGACGCCCAGGACGCTCCTCTGCTGGTGCACAACACCACCAAGGACGAGGACTACCGCGTCACCCACCACCTCACCGCACGCCGGCGGACCGCCGTCCTCGCGGGCGGCGTCATCCCGGCCGTGGCGGCGCGCCGGTCGGCACCCACGACCGGCTGA
- a CDS encoding arsenate reductase ArsC produces MATVPRASVLFVCVHNAGRSQMAAAWLQHLSRGRVEVRSAGTLPADQINPQAVAAMAEVDIDLVGLTPRVLTPEMVKSSDYVITMGCGDTCPVFPGKQYRDWALQDPAGQGLDVVRRIRDEIKERVADLVAEIDGTASDAYDGHDADVSGHRADDAA; encoded by the coding sequence ATGGCCACCGTCCCCCGCGCTTCTGTCCTTTTCGTCTGCGTCCACAACGCCGGCCGCTCGCAGATGGCCGCCGCCTGGCTCCAGCACCTGTCCCGGGGACGCGTCGAGGTCCGCTCCGCCGGCACCCTGCCCGCCGACCAGATCAATCCCCAGGCCGTCGCCGCCATGGCCGAGGTGGACATCGACCTGGTCGGTCTCACCCCGCGCGTGCTGACCCCGGAGATGGTGAAGAGCAGCGACTACGTGATCACCATGGGCTGCGGCGACACCTGCCCCGTCTTCCCGGGCAAGCAGTACCGCGACTGGGCGCTGCAGGACCCGGCGGGCCAGGGCCTCGACGTCGTGCGCCGGATACGCGACGAGATCAAGGAGCGCGTCGCGGACCTCGTCGCCGAGATCGACGGGACGGCGTCCGACGCCTACGACGGGCACGACGCGGACGTCAGCGGACATCGAGCGGACGACGCAGCGTGA
- a CDS encoding ATP-binding cassette domain-containing protein has product MDHVIAVRELRVRDREKTLVGPVSFGLEQGSTTGLCGPSGAGKSTVLRALVDLLPAGLTRDGHLEVLGRPIAPRKGDADLRTKVVLVPQAPVVFGGSILDNALFGIRHVMRASRETLRDRAEEALNEAGLWKEVCDRLDSPAQNLSVGQRQRLCLARALALEPAALLLDEPTSALDERSRNTVEESVAALRGRRTVLLVSHDPAQVARLCDRTVQLDPPVAVPSPAPVG; this is encoded by the coding sequence ATGGACCACGTAATCGCTGTACGAGAACTCCGGGTGCGGGACCGGGAGAAGACCCTCGTCGGACCCGTCTCCTTCGGCCTGGAGCAGGGGTCGACCACCGGCCTCTGCGGGCCGTCGGGCGCCGGCAAGTCGACGGTGCTGCGCGCGCTCGTCGACCTCCTTCCCGCCGGGCTCACCCGGGACGGGCACCTCGAAGTCCTCGGACGCCCGATCGCACCCCGGAAGGGTGACGCCGACCTGAGGACCAAGGTTGTGCTCGTGCCTCAGGCGCCGGTGGTGTTCGGCGGCAGCATCCTCGACAACGCCCTCTTCGGGATCCGGCACGTCATGCGGGCCTCTCGCGAGACCCTGCGTGACCGGGCCGAAGAGGCCCTGAACGAGGCAGGCTTGTGGAAGGAGGTCTGCGACCGGCTCGACTCGCCGGCCCAGAACCTGTCGGTCGGTCAGCGCCAGCGACTGTGTCTCGCGCGCGCCCTGGCCCTGGAGCCGGCGGCTCTGCTCCTCGACGAGCCGACGAGCGCCCTGGACGAGCGCAGCCGGAACACGGTCGAGGAGTCCGTGGCCGCGCTGCGGGGTCGCCGGACCGTCCTGCTGGTGTCGCACGACCCCGCGCAGGTCGCGCGGCTCTGCGACAGGACGGTGCAGTTGGACCCGCCCGTGGCGGTGCCGAGCCCTGCTCCGGTGGGCTGA
- a CDS encoding site-2 protease family protein, with protein MNGSVRIGHVLGVPLRIHWSVPLLVGLFGYSLGAQTLPAWLPGRSSAVYTLAGLVGALLLVGSLLAHEAAHAVLARRRDIPVQDVTLWALGGVTQMGKPRTAGAAFVVAAGGPLTSLVIGGAALGVGIGLDALFGWAVPAAVLVWLAWVNFLLGVFNLLPAAPLDGGRVVQSVIWWRTGDRDRAERAAARSGQVLGFLLIAGGWVLVLRGAPGGLWSMLIGFFVLVVANMERRQAGMAAALHGVRASEAMSSPVETCPDWLTVERCVDDVAMRARHSALPLLDLEGRPSGLVDLSQFARIPAEQRGTSRVRDVATPLAQCTTCAPDAFLDDVLDKARPSRGGLRILVVEAGLLVGIITARDITRLVQRHALRGPET; from the coding sequence ATGAACGGCTCGGTGCGGATCGGACACGTGCTCGGCGTACCGCTGCGCATCCACTGGTCGGTGCCCCTGCTCGTCGGCCTCTTCGGCTACAGCCTGGGGGCGCAGACGCTGCCCGCCTGGCTGCCGGGCCGGTCCAGCGCCGTGTACACGCTCGCCGGGCTTGTCGGGGCCCTGCTGCTCGTCGGGAGCCTGCTCGCCCATGAGGCCGCGCACGCCGTCCTCGCCCGGCGGAGGGACATCCCCGTCCAGGACGTCACCCTGTGGGCGCTGGGCGGGGTGACCCAGATGGGGAAGCCGCGTACGGCCGGCGCGGCCTTCGTGGTGGCCGCCGGCGGGCCGCTGACGAGTCTGGTCATCGGCGGAGCGGCGCTGGGCGTGGGCATCGGGCTGGACGCGCTGTTCGGCTGGGCGGTGCCCGCGGCGGTCCTGGTGTGGCTGGCGTGGGTGAACTTCCTGCTCGGAGTGTTCAATCTGCTGCCCGCCGCGCCCCTTGACGGCGGGCGTGTGGTGCAGTCCGTGATCTGGTGGCGCACCGGAGACCGGGACCGGGCCGAACGGGCGGCCGCACGCAGCGGCCAGGTGCTGGGCTTCCTGCTGATCGCCGGGGGCTGGGTGCTCGTGCTGCGCGGCGCGCCGGGCGGCCTCTGGTCGATGCTCATCGGTTTCTTCGTCCTTGTCGTCGCCAACATGGAGCGCCGCCAGGCGGGAATGGCGGCGGCCCTGCACGGCGTACGGGCCTCCGAGGCCATGTCGAGCCCCGTGGAGACCTGTCCCGACTGGCTCACCGTGGAGCGCTGTGTCGACGACGTGGCGATGCGGGCCCGCCATTCCGCCCTGCCCCTGCTCGACCTGGAAGGCCGCCCCAGCGGCCTGGTCGACCTGTCGCAGTTCGCCAGGATCCCCGCGGAGCAGCGCGGGACCTCGCGGGTACGGGACGTCGCGACCCCGCTCGCTCAGTGCACCACCTGTGCGCCCGACGCCTTCCTGGACGACGTCCTCGACAAGGCGCGCCCGAGCAGAGGCGGCCTGCGGATCCTCGTCGTCGAGGCCGGACTTCTGGTGGGCATCATCACCGCACGTGACATCACCCGGCTCGTCCAGCGCCACGCACTGCGCGGTCCGGAGACGTGA
- a CDS encoding ArsR/SmtB family transcription factor, producing the protein MLTSVDSDVLKALADPLRLQIVTLLARESLCTTHLVEETGARQTNLSNHLKVLREAGLVDTEPCGRWTYYHLKPEALSALAGELTRLAAVAQETTESGRKRSC; encoded by the coding sequence ATGCTGACATCAGTCGACAGTGACGTATTGAAGGCGCTGGCCGACCCCTTGCGCCTTCAGATCGTGACGCTGCTGGCGCGCGAGTCCCTCTGCACGACCCACCTGGTCGAGGAGACGGGGGCTCGACAGACCAACCTGTCCAACCACCTGAAGGTGCTGCGCGAGGCGGGCCTCGTCGACACCGAGCCCTGCGGGCGGTGGACGTACTACCACCTCAAGCCCGAGGCGTTGTCCGCACTCGCGGGCGAACTGACCCGCCTCGCGGCCGTCGCGCAGGAGACGACCGAGAGCGGCCGCAAGCGGAGCTGCTGA
- the arsB gene encoding ACR3 family arsenite efflux transporter gives MTLTDPDTTSTAALTRRLSTLDRYLAVWILLAMAAGLVLGRLIPGLSGALAAVEVGGISLPIAVGLLVMMYPVLAKVRYDRLDTVTGDRRLMVSSLVVNWIVGPAVMFALAWVFLPELPEYRTGLIVVGLARCIAMVIIWNDLACGDREAAAVLVVLNSFFQVVAFGLLGWFYLDLLPRWLGLGDGQGLDVSPWQIALNVLVFLGVPLLAGFLTRRIGERRLGTDGYEQKFLPRVGPWALYGLLFTIVVLFALQGRTVTSQPLDVARIALPLLVYFAVMFFGSFALGKAAGLPYDRTATLAFTAAGNNFELAIAVAIGTFGLASGQALSGVVGPLIEVPVLIGLVHVSLALRRRFEQT, from the coding sequence GTGACGCTCACCGACCCGGACACCACCTCCACGGCAGCGCTCACCCGGCGTCTGTCGACCCTCGACCGCTACCTGGCGGTCTGGATCCTTCTCGCGATGGCCGCCGGTCTCGTCCTGGGACGGCTGATCCCCGGGCTGAGTGGTGCTCTCGCCGCGGTGGAGGTCGGCGGCATCTCGCTGCCCATCGCCGTCGGACTGCTCGTGATGATGTACCCGGTGCTCGCGAAGGTGCGTTACGACCGCCTCGACACCGTCACGGGCGACCGCCGGCTGATGGTCTCCTCGCTGGTCGTCAACTGGATCGTCGGCCCGGCGGTCATGTTCGCCCTCGCCTGGGTCTTCCTGCCCGAACTCCCGGAGTACCGCACCGGGTTGATCGTCGTGGGCCTCGCCCGCTGTATCGCGATGGTGATCATCTGGAACGACCTCGCCTGCGGCGACCGGGAGGCCGCCGCCGTCCTCGTCGTCCTCAACTCCTTCTTCCAGGTGGTGGCGTTCGGCCTTCTGGGCTGGTTCTACCTCGACCTGCTGCCGCGGTGGCTGGGGCTCGGTGACGGCCAGGGCCTGGACGTCTCACCGTGGCAGATCGCGCTCAACGTCCTCGTCTTCCTCGGCGTGCCCCTGCTGGCCGGCTTCCTCACCCGCCGGATCGGCGAGCGGAGACTGGGCACGGACGGGTACGAGCAGAAGTTCCTGCCCCGCGTCGGCCCCTGGGCGCTCTACGGCCTGCTGTTCACGATCGTCGTGCTGTTCGCCCTCCAGGGGAGGACGGTGACGTCGCAGCCGCTCGACGTGGCGCGCATCGCCCTTCCGCTCCTGGTCTACTTCGCGGTGATGTTCTTCGGCTCCTTCGCGCTCGGCAAGGCCGCGGGGCTGCCGTACGACCGCACCGCGACCCTCGCCTTCACCGCGGCAGGCAACAACTTCGAGCTCGCCATCGCCGTCGCGATCGGCACGTTCGGCCTCGCCTCGGGACAGGCGCTGTCCGGAGTCGTCGGCCCGCTGATCGAAGTGCCGGTGCTCATCGGCCTGGTCCATGTCTCGCTCGCCCTGCGGAGGCGCTTCGAGCAGACGTGA
- a CDS encoding phosphate ABC transporter substrate-binding protein: MGRARSAGLVSRRRFACLASGAVLIASLTTACANADASSGAGKALQASGSTTVAPVAADAAEALKAQGLNITVATQGGSAGGISQLGAGQIDIALSSKPVSDEDKAASPKTDYVTTQIGSDAVGVIISKQVADAGVKNLTVDQVKGLFEGKITNWKQVGGPDLAVFVYDKEPGRGTREVLDKYLYHGEKPPPPPSSGNYAIVGGNLETRNKLESTPGAVAPLSTGFVEGRDKLAVVTLDGIAPSSENVATGKYPMSRPLYMLTNGQPKGDAKKFIDYILSDKGQPLLTKHGYLTLKQIGK, from the coding sequence ATGGGGAGGGCTCGGTCCGCAGGTCTGGTCAGCCGGCGGCGGTTCGCCTGTCTCGCTTCGGGAGCGGTCCTGATCGCGTCGCTCACGACGGCCTGTGCGAACGCCGACGCCAGCAGCGGCGCGGGGAAGGCGTTGCAGGCGAGCGGGTCCACCACGGTGGCGCCCGTCGCCGCGGACGCCGCCGAGGCGCTCAAGGCGCAGGGGCTGAACATCACCGTTGCCACGCAGGGCGGTTCGGCCGGTGGGATCTCACAGCTCGGGGCCGGGCAGATCGACATCGCGCTGAGCTCGAAGCCGGTGTCCGACGAGGACAAGGCGGCCAGCCCCAAGACCGACTACGTCACCACGCAGATCGGCTCCGACGCCGTGGGCGTCATCATCAGCAAGCAGGTCGCGGACGCCGGGGTCAAGAACCTGACCGTCGACCAGGTGAAGGGCCTCTTCGAGGGGAAGATCACGAACTGGAAGCAGGTCGGTGGCCCCGACCTGGCGGTCTTCGTGTACGACAAGGAGCCCGGGCGGGGTACCCGCGAGGTGCTCGACAAGTACCTGTACCACGGGGAGAAGCCCCCGCCGCCGCCGAGCTCCGGCAACTACGCGATCGTGGGCGGCAACCTGGAGACCCGCAACAAGCTCGAATCGACGCCGGGCGCTGTCGCTCCGCTGTCGACCGGCTTCGTCGAGGGGCGCGACAAGCTCGCCGTCGTCACCCTGGACGGAATCGCCCCGTCGTCGGAGAATGTCGCCACCGGCAAGTACCCGATGAGCCGCCCGCTCTACATGCTCACCAACGGGCAGCCGAAGGGCGACGCGAAGAAGTTCATCGACTACATCCTCTCCGACAAGGGGCAGCCGCTTCTGACCAAGCACGGCTACCTCACTCTCAAGCAAATCGGGAAGTAG
- a CDS encoding copper resistance CopC/CopD family protein has product MTVTVSRARRWVVALLAGLGLLVAGAPPADAHAVLTGSTPARGAVVAEAPSRVMLTFTEEIALSADAVRVLDPAGRRVDDARPVEEGGGSYAVGLRGQLPQGTYTVAYQVVSADSHPVAGAFTFSVGAPSATAAGTVPSVRDPDAGPVGWAYAAARFGAYAGMLLLTGAVCFLLVCRPQGREHRLTRRAVVVGWSVLLACTLALLALRGAYTGSGELGDVADVARLGEAWGTKAGVLFGVRLGLLAAGAVVWIRWRKAPAEASSRAAVVTALLLGAALACTWAGAEHASAGLQTAVAVPVDVVHLMAAGTWIGGLCVLTLALTRVDALPAEVVARFSRVALVSVGVLVVTGLYQSWRQVGTLPGLTETRFGLLLLAKAGGVALLLCLGYVSRRWTARLEDGPTPRRTLRRWVATEAVLGVAVLAITTVLTTTEPARSEQSATEAGAVAVVSLEAPFDTGSPQGKGKADIVVDPGRAGANAFHVTVTDPAGGLLDVPEVRATLTSPEGIGPLPVPVRRASEGHWTVSGFQVPTPGAWELALTVRTSDVDQITLRRPLDVR; this is encoded by the coding sequence ATGACGGTCACCGTCTCCCGCGCGCGCCGCTGGGTCGTCGCCCTGCTGGCCGGTCTGGGCCTGCTCGTCGCCGGAGCCCCTCCGGCCGACGCGCACGCCGTGCTCACCGGCAGTACGCCCGCGCGCGGGGCGGTGGTCGCCGAAGCCCCGTCCCGGGTGATGCTGACCTTCACCGAGGAGATCGCACTCAGCGCCGACGCCGTTCGCGTGCTTGATCCCGCCGGCCGGCGGGTGGACGACGCGCGGCCTGTCGAGGAAGGCGGCGGCTCGTACGCGGTGGGTCTGCGGGGGCAGTTGCCCCAGGGGACGTACACAGTGGCGTACCAGGTGGTGTCCGCCGACAGCCACCCGGTGGCGGGCGCGTTCACGTTCTCCGTGGGCGCCCCGTCGGCGACGGCCGCCGGCACAGTGCCGAGCGTGCGCGATCCGGACGCCGGCCCCGTCGGGTGGGCCTACGCGGCAGCGCGCTTCGGCGCGTACGCCGGGATGCTCCTCCTGACGGGTGCGGTCTGCTTCCTGCTGGTGTGCCGGCCGCAGGGACGGGAGCACCGCCTGACGCGCCGTGCGGTGGTGGTGGGGTGGTCGGTGCTGCTCGCGTGCACGCTCGCCCTGCTCGCACTCCGGGGCGCGTACACCGGCTCCGGGGAGCTCGGGGATGTCGCCGATGTCGCGCGACTCGGCGAGGCCTGGGGAACCAAGGCAGGGGTGCTCTTCGGTGTGCGCCTCGGGCTGCTGGCGGCGGGCGCCGTGGTATGGATCCGGTGGCGGAAGGCACCCGCGGAGGCTTCGAGCCGTGCCGCGGTCGTCACCGCACTGCTCCTGGGAGCCGCGCTCGCCTGTACCTGGGCCGGCGCCGAGCATGCCTCGGCGGGGTTGCAGACCGCTGTCGCCGTACCTGTCGATGTGGTGCATCTGATGGCGGCCGGCACATGGATCGGCGGGTTGTGCGTCCTGACCCTCGCGTTGACACGAGTCGACGCTCTGCCCGCGGAGGTGGTGGCCCGGTTCTCGCGGGTCGCGCTCGTCAGCGTGGGTGTGCTCGTGGTCACCGGGCTCTATCAGTCGTGGCGCCAGGTGGGTACGCTGCCCGGCCTGACCGAGACCCGCTTCGGGCTCCTGCTGCTCGCCAAGGCGGGCGGGGTGGCGCTGCTGCTGTGCCTCGGCTACGTCTCGCGCCGCTGGACCGCCCGTCTGGAGGACGGTCCCACCCCGCGGCGGACTCTCCGGCGCTGGGTGGCGACGGAGGCCGTCCTCGGGGTGGCCGTTCTGGCGATCACCACGGTTCTGACCACCACGGAACCCGCGCGTTCGGAACAATCGGCGACGGAGGCGGGGGCCGTTGCCGTCGTCTCCCTTGAGGCGCCGTTCGACACTGGCAGCCCCCAGGGGAAGGGGAAGGCCGACATCGTCGTGGATCCCGGACGGGCCGGCGCCAACGCGTTCCATGTGACCGTGACCGACCCGGCCGGCGGGCTCCTCGACGTGCCCGAGGTACGGGCCACTCTGACGTCGCCCGAAGGCATCGGTCCCCTACCGGTCCCGGTGCGGCGGGCATCCGAAGGCCACTGGACCGTCTCCGGCTTCCAGGTGCCGACGCCGGGCGCCTGGGAGCTGGCGCTGACCGTACGGACCTCCGACGTCGATCAGATCACGCTGCGTCGTCCGCTCGATGTCCGCTGA
- a CDS encoding MarR family winged helix-turn-helix transcriptional regulator produces the protein MAASTSGLRDHLGYWLRRLSDEVHGRFERELAEHGVTVSQWGVLITVHRGDATTTREVARYLGIDAGAVSRLVDRLAAKGLMTREPDPASRRTLRLALTETGRDLAPRLAEIADRNDAHFFADLGPDRRRQLEDWIRHLTGEAPPQVDRSAEGTT, from the coding sequence GTGGCAGCTTCCACCAGCGGTCTGCGCGATCATCTCGGCTACTGGCTCCGGCGGCTTTCCGACGAGGTCCACGGCCGGTTCGAGCGGGAGCTCGCCGAGCACGGCGTGACCGTCTCCCAGTGGGGGGTCCTGATCACCGTCCACCGCGGCGACGCCACCACCACCCGGGAGGTGGCCCGGTACCTGGGCATCGACGCCGGGGCGGTCTCCCGCCTGGTCGACCGGCTGGCCGCCAAGGGCCTGATGACCCGCGAGCCGGACCCCGCCTCCCGCCGCACGCTGCGCCTCGCGCTCACCGAGACCGGCCGTGACCTGGCCCCGCGCCTCGCCGAGATCGCCGACCGCAACGACGCCCACTTCTTCGCCGACCTCGGCCCGGACCGGCGCCGGCAGCTGGAGGACTGGATCCGGCACCTGACAGGCGAGGCCCCGCCGCAAGTAGACCGATCGGCGGAGGGGACTACGTAA